The genomic window TCCGTCTCATTTTGGCCACCCTAACAAAAAAGGCGTCAAGCTAGTGACGTAAAAgaagcgcttgttgggaggcaacccaattttgtaagtaatttatgtttttattatgaattttgtGTGTTTAAAGAAAGGAATGATTTTGGACCAGCTGTGCACAAGAAATTATGCaggaaaattttgttttctgcTACTCTGGCCTAGCCAGCAATTTGGTGGCCCAGCCACCACTATGAATCTCAAGTTTCTGGTTTATGTTGATTGGCCTGGTGCTGGTGCTAAGGGTGATGCAGGTGATGATGCTGAGCATATGTGTGGATGATTGAAAAGCTCATCAAAACTGAGTGAAAATTTAAAAGCTTTCAGTCATTTACTTCTTTAttgtttaattagtttattttgaATGTTTTATGGTCATTTTAAACAAGCTCACATGCTTTGAAGATTCAAAAGACAGGTTTGTGGTAAACCAATGAGCAAACATGATAATTTTGATTTGTAGAGCTTTATGTCAACTTTTGATTAATGTTTGAAATATGCTTAGGAACTCAACATGTTCTTGAATTGTGTTGTTTGTCCTAAGATGATtctcattatttttgttgaacatgATTGAAGCTTGTGTTATCCAATCTAGCCGGGtgagaatgtgtgaactttccattgtttacataaatatttgAGAGCCGGCAATTGTGTATGCTCGtttgattttaacttaatcttgctgtcactgatgtgtttgatgttgtggatatgatcaaggccttgtttctttttgagtgaTAACTACTTGACCAAATTTAACCTACCTTGTGAGATAGTGATCTTTTGTGTCCCCTTTTGAgccttaaattttgaaaaattgtttgttttataaaccctgaaaccaaaagaaaagaaaaacaactactctacccttgtcttaggataAGAGAGCAATTATATTTCATTAAGGGTTATGTCAAGATTCAAGTTGGGAGAAGTAGGTtgaaagaataataaataaattggtttGAAAAAGTAGTTGAATTGGtgattgaaaatgaaaagaaaaaaaaaaaataaataattgttgaaAAAGATTTGTATGACACAattgaaattcaaaagaaatgagaaaagaaaacaagttttatgaagaagtgtcaAAACAAAAGAATCACCATAAAAGAAAGAGGGGAAAGTGAAAGGGAGTGAATGAATCATGAGATGAAATTATGCAAGTTTTATGCTCTCTTATCCTTGAGGCTTTTTGAATCCAtagaaaaacaatgaatttttgtAGCCCAGCCCCGTTACAAGCTTTATGAAGTCCTTAGTGATCCACGATTGATAGCATGTTTTGTGATATTGCTTGGatgaatgtttgaattgaattgttacGTGCACATTGCTTGGATTGAGTGAAACACTTGCCCTTGAGTGATATAGTTGTGAGGAATTTGAGGTAACACTTGAATCTTAATTGTTTGATAAGAATGTTGAGAATTTTGCTTAGGCATAACAATCACTTCATGATCATGCTTTGtttctttgaatattttgaGGATTAGTCTTTAGTTGACATTGCTTTACTCATGTTAAAAGAAGAAGCTTTTCAAACTTTGATTGATCACAAACCCACTCTTGAGATTGTAAATTTTGAGCttgtttatgttttgaatttaccttttgtttgaggacaaacaaagtcctaagtttgggagagttgataagtgccaaaaagtagtaattttacatatataatttatgcacttattgacttattttgCAAGATTTGTGTATATAAGTCCCCAAGAACTTGTACATATACGTGTTGATCTAATTTTGGTTAGTTTATCTTTAATCTCAATCATTTTGACAGGTTTTTGTACTTAAAGTTGAATTTTTGATGAAGAATTAATGTTTGAACTGATATATGCTGGCTGGGCTAGAGAAAGCCAGAGAAAGCTAGAAATTTGGTTGAATTGGCAGAGAGtttctggcttaagccagaGAAAGCTACAGATCCTGTTGAATTGGCAGAGAGtttctggcttaagccagaTAAAGCTACATACCCTGTTGTATTGGTAAAACATTTCTGGCtccagccagagaaagccagaagAGCTGGGAGGTGACTCAGAGGACACGTGTTAGCAAACCCAGCTATGAAGTAAGGTAGCTGGCTGAGCCAGCTATAGCTGGCTGGGCCAGCTTAAAAATCCAGTTTCACTATAAATAGATACCAGATGCAGAAAAACAGAAGATATACCATTCCCACCACTCAAATTCATCAAGGAGAGACCTAGGAGGCAGATTCAAGGGGTTTTGGAGGTGGATACACAACAATAGTTGAGGAATCATCATTGTAATGTTTgttcatctcttttcttcttaatCTTTTGTAAAGCTATCATGAAAATGAGTAGCTAAtctctcttttgttgggattaggtgtaaattactctattaaTATGTGTTTCTATTGATCATGGTGttatatatggttttagttATTCATTAATATTGATTGTATCCTTGTGTTTCTTGTTTTAATCTTTGGATTTGAAGTGATATAGGGATATACTCTTTAAATCTTGAAATAGGATAAAATCTATTAAACTCTAAACTCTAGGAATAGATTTGGGTTTAATATTCACTCAAAGTATTtgatcttaatgctattgtatTGATTAAGCACCCGAGGGATTGGGGTTTGATAGGTACAATAGATTTCTCGGCGTTATCTGGGAACTGAAACGTACGATGAGTAAatacgtgataatattgataAATGGCTAGAACCTGTGTAACTGATTAAGGGAATATGTATGAATGAGTGATTGAAATCTAATCCCAGCAATTTAATCTCTCTGTCAACGTACTCATTGTTACTACTTTTATGTTTTCGCACGTTTTCGTAATCAAACATCTCTGTCAACCAttttacttgaaattatattaattgttgaaaagcatcgatatcgcatcagtccctgtggagactataaaaacatacttacttttgtacttcaaCAGGTACACAAAACTGAATGGAGGGTAATTTGCAGGTATCCATCTCTTTATTGCTAAACATTCACCAGAATCAGCAACAATTACATTGTCTCGCCTATTTGATTCAAATGTTGTCATTGCATTCCTTCCAATTTTAGAAAGTTCCCGAGGAAACTTTCCGGAGAGGTTATTGTTAGCGAGGTTTAGCCATAACAAACTAGTACAGTTCCCTAACTCTGGAGGAATTGGTCCGGTTAATGAATTGTCTGCAAGCATCAACCACAAGAGTGAACTCAAGTTTCCGAGGCTTGGATGTATTGATCCAGTCAACTTGTTGAAAGAAAGGTCAAGTTTTGCATATTTCCAAATTCTGATGGAAAAGATCCATTGATCTGGTTATATGATAACATTAGAAGTTTTAGACTTTGCATACGAGAGATTTCAACAGGTAATGGACCTGAAAAGTTGTTGAGGCTTAGGTCTACCCGCGTAATATTCGGCAATGTAAAAATTCCATATGATCTTAACTCTCCAGTGTAAGAATTGGAGTGCAATAGTAGAAATCTCACTTGTTGAAATTTCCCAAATATCTTTTGTATGTCACCACCAAATTTGTTTCTACTCAAATCCAAGAAAACCAAATTAGTCAAATTCAAAAGGGTCTCAGGAATATCTCTTGAAAAGTTGTTTCCTCCCAAGTACAATCCTTTAATTCTTGAAATAGACCCCATTTCAATAGGGATCGCACCGGTAAAATTGTTGCTTGAAAATTCAACACGGTTAGATTCTTGCAGTTAGCAACTTCAACCAATGAAAAACCTTTAATCTATTCTAGTTCCATTTGAGTTCTAATTCTTTTAAGTAGGTTCAAATAACTGTTTCTCTTTCTCATTTGTTTGATAATGAAGTTTTGATTGTTCCGTTGTATAGATGTTTCCATTGATATATTGATATGTTTCTAAATGATGCTATAGAATGTTTTTCATCATTGAACCTTAATTTTGTTTGTCTCATATTTGACTTATGTTGTGTTTCTTTGATTAGGTACAAATTTATGGCACTGATGTCATACTACCTTTCTCAGTTACCATATCAGGATTCCCTCCAAATACTCGAGGCTGATATACAACAAGCTGCTGCAATTACAAGAGCCAGAGGAGGGACTCTTATTAAAATGAAATTGGTTTGCAATCAATTggttcctctttttttttttattatttctgcATTGGATGGATTGTTCTTGTGCTAGCTTTTTGCGTAATTATCTCAACCTCTtccatatatttatatacaagGTGAGTTAATGATTCTACATATTTGGTTTTGTCTTTCTTTTATGTTTGGTTTGATGTATTCACCAAAATTTATTATGGGCTATAAATGattgttcttttatttcttttgttgtttgttgcTATTGTTATCTTATTTTAATATAGGAACCAAATGATGGTAGATCAATCATGTCTACAGGTGGAATGAAAGTAACGATTAAGTACTTTTGATTGCGTGATAtgctttgtttttcttcttttagtgTGATGTGCTTTGtttttatgtgtgtgtgtgtgtgtgagagattGTTCCAGAATTAGTACATTTGTGGTTGTCTTGTGTACATTTGATTGTTCATACATGTGTTTCATTCTAAACTGAACAATTTAAAAATGTTGTGTGTAAATTCATTTCAAATAGAAGATGTTACTATCCAATGCAATAGCTTTCATTATGTTGCGTGGCATAGATTTTGTGGACTGGTTATGTCTTGCTTATAGGTATTAACTCTAGTGGATTCACTAGTGGTGCTCAAAATTCTATAGGGGATTGTTTAAGGAATGTGATATCAAATTCTAGATTAGAGATTGCGGTTGTGACACAGGTTGTGTGGTGTTGTTTGATTCATTTCAGTAAGGCTTGGGATTGTTAATAATTGAGGCACTTTGGTATTGTAATAATTTGTGTTTGTCAATTTTGGAGTGTTTGTATTGTGACTCTTTTGCATACCTTATGTCTCTATTTCATCTTTCATTAATAAATTATTCCTTtgcttttcaaaaaataaaaacatgttctgTTATAAGTTCTTTTATTTGATGTACTTAGAAAAGAAAATAGATTTCATTATGCTAGGAATTATGCCATGGACTAAGTTAATCTATAGAATTCCGTTTTTTTAAGCATCCTAATATATACTTATGTTTTTTTCAGGTATCTGAGTTAGAAGAGTCAAGAGATGGCAGGTGTTGGGAGTCTAGTTAGCACTAATTAAGGATCATGAAGCAACCTCACGTACTGGGAATATTGAGATATTTTGTGAACTTCTTATTTTGACTTAATGTTTTATCACTCTACTAATGGTTAGGTTTTAGTTTTTTGAATGATTGAActacattagttttttcttttttcttttggagtttcatgtattttaattaaattttttatgtatgaATGTTGTCAGTATTAAAtgaattatataaatgagattaagttatttatatttatatatttatgtattttaattttcttattcttGTATGTATATTGTAACTATTATTTAATAAGCtatcaaaatgaataaaaaatgttttaaattaatattaaaaaaaatagtttgcgACGGTTTTGAAACCGTTGCAACCTctactattaaattaaatctagtATCACGTGGGGAAAAAATAGTGACGGTTTTGAACGGTTATAACGACGGTTTTCAAAACTGTCGCAAAGTTCTATTGCGACACATAAATCAGCAACGGTTTAAGAACCGTCGCAGATGTACAATTGCAACGGTTTCAACCGTCGCAAACTACAATATTGACAGTCGCAAAGtgcttattttcttgtagtggttGGAACACACAcatagtgtttatatactagaaggTCACTACTTGGGTACGCCCTAATGGGTACCCAGTTTTGTAAACGTGGCACACCATGCTAAATATCACACACGCGCCGCCGTCCGtcgggccgggcttgggcttggtgatatattaatttttttaatacccAGAAgtggaaaaataattattaattatttttcactaTGTGTTGTTAccatttcaaaatgatttcgacacatgttaaatgtgctgTGAGACCAAGTCAATAACGGTTTTTATATCCGTTACCATCGGAGGTGTTTTTCTGCCCGTTTTCTATAGTGTAGTAGAGAACGGTATTTATCGAATTgactgttttatcctggggacttcacggttgatagtctaccttgcacaatttgggtagtgccgtgaaacgtcttaaagagagcgtatcgaACCGCGACTCGGCCAGTAATTTCTTTCGTTGCTATTTTCTAAATCGTTTTTCAAAACCGAAAACTAACAATAACTGCATCACAACCGCATCAGACGTTTTCGGCGATGctcgttcaaattttctcaccaaaaaataaaatttatgaacttcaaatcctaatttgtatcaaatctaatgaaaaatcttacttttaatgatctctcaaccgtgtattttaagtacattcaaattagtgtttatggaataaactaagactatgcAATGGTGGATAAATATAGTTACATAATAGTTTCATtatatatagcttgtgaaatttcaaaatgatttcacgccgccACAGCCGTATTGCGCGCTTCAGCATCCGCAATGAACACATTCGCAACAACCCCGCAACCGTTACCGTATCCGCGACCGctactgcaatttaaaaccttgggtGGACTAACAAGGAAAACAATGAAGAGGGGTGActctgaataaaaaaataatctgaaTTTTCGAACAGTCGTACGAGTGTCACACACCGCAACATGCCTAATCACAGAGGTATTTGTGATTCGTAGATTTCTAGCACTAGACTactcagaaaaaaaattagatgtaTTTAATTGggttatataaaaaattaggtAATTAGGTAAGTAATTGCAATGTGCTTAGAGCAAATTACTAAATTGTAtcagaaatatattttatgaacataaaatattttcagaATCACACTTCATTGTACTATGTGCTTATGATTTAAATCCCATAACAAAGAATATTCAGCAGAACATTAACGGCCTGTAACTGAAGATTTACTTGTTGATCCTTGAGTAAGTAGACTTCCTGATCCTGAATCAGTTGACTTGGTGAGACCTGAATATTGATCCCTTAACGATGTAGATAATGCACTTTTTGGTTGCATTAAAAGGGGAGGTTCCAAAGGTACAGGAAGTGGAAAATAAATGCTACTAAGCATTAGTAAAACCAAACTCATAGATGGTCTCATATCTATATCTTCTTGAACACAAAGTAGTCCAACATGGATGCATCTCAATTTTTCATTCTTATTAAAACCTTGTTCTAATATTGGATCTACAATATCTGATATTGTCCCTGCCTTCCAATTTCTCCATGCCTGCAAGAATTTATATGGTATCCAAATGAGATAAGTTTTGCATCATGTTCAAATTAGATAAGAGAAAAATTAACTAACAATTTAAAAGGTTAAACACTTACAATACTTAATAGATCCTCTATATTCTCCCCGTCACGATTCTTGATGATTCTCCGACCACAAACAATTTCTAAAATGATTACGCCATAACTAAATATATCTGATTTGACTGAAAATTCTCCATGTCTGATGTACTCTGGTGCCATATATCCACTgtatgccaaaaaaaaaaaattatgctcaatcattaaatataaaatgtcAGATCTTCCATGATCAATATTTTCACTTTCCACTTTTTCTTTTATAGAATTCTTATTTGGAAATGAGGAATATATCTCATTAATTCAAGCATGTTCTTAATACTTACAATGTTCCAACAACGGTCTTTGTCATGCCATGAGTTTGATTGGCATCAAACAATTTTGCAATGCCAAAATCTGTAATTTTTGGGTTCATCTCTTCATCTAATAGAATATTACTTATTTTGAGATCACGGTGAATAATTTGTAATCGAGAATCTTCATGAAGATAAAGAAGACCTCGCGCAATATCTTTTATGATTTTGTAGCGTCTTTCCCAATTCAAATTTGCACGCTTGATTGGATCTACATAATCACCCAAACCAAAACTATAAAggttatattatttaataattgaaacaattGTTCAATATGTTTATTTCATTATAGAAAAGCAAAGGTAAAGTTGGAGAAAATATTACCAAATATGATATAATCAAGACTTTTATTAGGGACAAACTCATATATCAGTagtctttcttttctttgtaagcAGAAACCTAATAGCTTAACTAAATTTCGATGTTGAAGTTTTCCTGTCAACAATACTTCGTTCTTAAATTCGGTTTCTCCTTGATTAGAATTGATTGCCAACCTTTTGATAGCAACATTTTGTCCATTAGAGAGCATACCCTACaattaattacaatatttaGTGTATATAGATATAATAAACTATAATCATATATGTCGCTTAACTCAAATGGCAGggatattacattatatatatagggggtgATGTTTGAACCCCGATCATCACATTTATCTACTTGATGgctgaaatttctagccaccggctacttgataaaaaaaaatattaatcagtGCCCCAGGCAATAATCAAGAATACTTAATATAGTAAAGTTCTAGTGAAACTTGTGTAatcaatgtttgtaaagtataaaaaaatattattttcaatataaaaattacttcttttatatccttaactagtgtcccacGGATAACTGCGACACTAGTTGGtatcacccaaaaaaaaaatatcattgatACATTCATGTGTTTCAATAAAAAGGATATAATTTTTTACCTTATAAACCGTTCCAAATCCACCTTGACCAAGCTTATTTGCATCAGAGAAGTTGCTTGTAGCTAATTTGATGGTTTCCATGTCAAATTGCAACAAATCGCCAACTTTAAGATCATTACTCGCTTCAGCTTCTTCAaattcatcttcatttttctcTTGGCCTAGGCATTGtgttcaattttaatttaatttaaataataaaaaagattatccCAAcggaaatatatttttttcaaattcaaactcatcacatttaaatttttcatgCATTTTTCTCTTCTTATGAAGACAGCATATACTACACATGATCGTATCTGAATCAATCCAAAAGCAAAATCGCAAAACAAATCAATCCAAAACCGCAAATCGTATGATTTTTTATACACGTGGAAGTTTCATCAAacgaaattaactcaaaatttaattaaaaaatacgAACTTATGTTGACATGAGTACCaacttaaaataaagataagagaaCAAATATACACAGAAAGTTTGAACAAATCAATACTCATATCATACCTTCGAGATTTAACCCTGCCATACTAGGGCGATTTCTCCTCAAGCATATGCAAATGATCAAATTTAGAACAAGAACTGCAACAACAGCAGGCACAACTATGGCAATGGTAGTATGGTATGATTTGCCTTTTTCTGCAAAAATCAAAAGTAAGCCTATACATGAGAAAAATGCCCATATAACTATAAGAAACAAGTAAAACAAAGCACTAAATAGTAAACCATGTTATCCGGCCCAACTGAGGAAGAATCGTTCACAAGAATATGAGTTCAAATTCTGACTGAAACAATGTTTATTAGATTTTACTTGCCTTCTCTAAATTATCATGACTTCTATTAGAATATTCATAGCTGTATAAGTTATTATTAGTATTGATTGTAAGATAATTTGGGTTGATCATTTTCATTGATCACAATTCCATGTATATAATACAAGACAATATCTTATACAGCTATGAATATTCTAATAATTAACTTCCTTCTTGTGAGAACCAGTACCTTGAAAATAGCAATTATGTATGATTAGTTAATGAGAAATAAATACCTTGTGGTTGAGAGGTTTCATCTGTGTCAACTACTACAAATGGAGGATCGTAGAAGCGCCACGATTCATATCTAATATTACAACTTGGTTCAACAACTCCACCACCAAATTTGCTATTTGGAAGATATGAGATAGCACCATTTAAACAATCCATGCAATCTTGTAAGGATAAATCAGGTGTACACTGTACAAGACCATATATGGTTTGGAAATTCAAGGTCACATTGGATTCATTATCCGTAGCATACTTAACACGAGAGTCATTACTTGACGCAGCTTTTTCTTTCAGTTTCTTCATCAAGTTCCCAAGAACTCTTTTAAATTGATCCACCTCTGTTAGTGTTACATTCTGACCGTTTTCCATAGGAAACCAAGGGAATTGTTCCATAATGCCAAATATTGATCGGTTCGAGTAGCGCAACATGCAATTGTCATACCAACCAATTGCTTCTTTTTGATTTGGACAAAGTCGTGTCAGAAGAACTCTTGAATCGTTAAGACAATTGCGGCAAGCATCGGGTTTAACATCTCCTCTGCAGAGTCCAATGGCGTTTACTTTGTCAGTGTTTTGGCCATAAGAGAAATTGTAGAAACCGTAGTTGATTTGTGTGTTGGAAGAGAGATTGGATAAAAGGATGTTGAGGTTGGTTTGATATGTGCTATTGGCTGTGTAGTTGCCATTATCGTTTATACAAAAGTTGTACAAAAAATTTGGCTTGGCTTTAGCTTGAGATACAATAATAATGACAAGTaggagaaaaaaataataaaaggaaaatgatAACTTGCAAGACACAATCACAATTGCCATTATTCTGATCTTGCTTTCTTTTTGAGAATATTAACAAGTAATAAGTGGTTAACAAATGGAGAATTGAAGCTTTGGATATATATGAGAGTTACTTAATACTATGCCATACAGTATGGGTGAAGCGTTTTGTTGACTAGATGAAGGTTATTTTAGTCTTTATATTTTTGATCGAAAGCGTAACTGTTCTGAATAATGAGAAAGACTTTTCAAAATTCGATCAAATCGATCCATTCAATCATCTCTCACAATTACATTAAATGCAAATGCACCAAACTGCAGTAGGTTCATTCAATTATTGGGAAAGGTCCCATATGCTAGTGGACACCGTTCTGTGATCAGTACTGCTGCGGAGGTTCTCACATCTCAGGCAACTACAGCAATCCTCTGGTTCAATATCTCCTCTACAGATTGCGATTGCGTTTACTTGGTTTGGGTTTTCACCGTACGAGACATTGTAGAGTCCATAGTCTATTTCTGTGTTggaatatatttgttgtaaaacGTTGTAGCGGTTGTTCCATTAGTCACCACCGGTTGAGAAGTTTCCGAGAGTTTTGTTACATCATGGTAGCGGGGAATTAGCTGGTCATTGGCTCCAGATATAAGTGTGATAAACAGAGGAAGAAATGAAAACAGAAGCCAAAGTGAAGAAAGCATAGTGTTCTCTTCGACCTGGATATCGCACGTTACTGCATCAATGCAGTAACTGTTGTAGGCCGTCGGTCTGATCAAAACCGAATGGATGAGATCAAATACTGtgttaaaatgttaaataaataGTGAATTAATTTGAGCAGTTTGATCATAAATTTACGGCCAAAATTGCTTATTGCATGAAGGACATCAGCGCAAAATCTAGATCCATATATGTGTGTGTAAAAGGTTTTGAAGTCAATGTTCAAGTGCAATGAAAGGTGAAAATGATGGCATCGTGTTGCtaaacaaaacttttttttattaacgaGTGCCCTAAAAACATTAGTTAGAATGACACTTAAAATTAAAGGTCTCCACCACCATGTAGTTGAGTTGATGCATGGGATGGTAGTTTTTTGATGCATCCTTCCGATcattaatataagagaaaatttgttttttagattcattgagtttctaatatatttagtctatattatagactagatacattaaagtATATGCAATGAAAATATCACGAGTTATTGAATCatgtaaaaaaacaattgatGCAGCAAAAGTGGTAAATCCCGGTTATTTAAGAATGAAAAGCTTAAATCAAAATTATTGCAGTCACAAATCTGAATTTGTACAATGTGAAAGTTCACTTATTTATACTATCTATGATACTAAACAACTCTAACTAGAATTGGTTAGGAACTACAACTAACTCTATGAAACTGGTAATAAGTAACAGTTAATTAACTAGCCTATCACTACCTTGCAATACAAGTAATAGTCTAGTTCTTATCAATTCCACAGTTAACAGTTAACACGCACCTTAGCAAGAAGAGCTTGAATACACCAGATAGTCTTACATTATCCAGGTACGTGGTGTTGTGCTGATCGAATGCATAATCTTTTCCATGCAAAAAACAGAATCAGACATTTTTTATATGTGGAATAAGTCTGATACAAAAGTTAGAGAAAAAATTTAGAGACTAGACTAAAAATAATATGACATCCCTTTAAAGTGGTACaactttctatttttaagtAATGAGATAGCTCAGTTATTACTATTAAAGCATTTTTTAAATCATAGCTCAGTAGAGCTTAGAAAAAGTGAGATAACTTCATTTGTTTCTTGCAAATGACTCTGCTCTCTGCATCATGCTTTATCTATTCTGCATGTGCTTTCAGCACGAAGCTTGTAAGTATATACAACCAACAAAATCAGCACTCAGTTGCCATAATCTTTACTATTATATGACTGAATTATGTTAGCCATTAATACTTACAACATATACAAACTAGGTAAATGTAGCTGCAACACAATATTATGACATAATTTGAACATACTGGATGGATCaaagaaaacataaaaacaatata from Trifolium pratense cultivar HEN17-A07 linkage group LG1, ARS_RC_1.1, whole genome shotgun sequence includes these protein-coding regions:
- the LOC123882284 gene encoding cysteine-rich receptor-like protein kinase 15, whose protein sequence is MAIVIVSCKLSFSFYYFFLLLVIIIVSQAKAKPNFLYNFCINDNGNYTANSTYQTNLNILLSNLSSNTQINYGFYNFSYGQNTDKVNAIGLCRGDVKPDACRNCLNDSRVLLTRLCPNQKEAIGWYDNCMLRYSNRSIFGIMEQFPWFPMENGQNVTLTEVDQFKRVLGNLMKKLKEKAASSNDSRVKYATDNESNVTLNFQTIYGLVQCTPDLSLQDCMDCLNGAISYLPNSKFGGGVVEPSCNIRYESWRFYDPPFVVVDTDETSQPQEKGKSYHTTIAIVVPAVVAVLVLNLIICICLRRNRPSMAGLNLEGQEKNEDEFEEAEASNDLKVGDLLQFDMETIKLATSNFSDANKLGQGGFGTVYKGMLSNGQNVAIKRLAINSNQGETEFKNEVLLTGKLQHRNLVKLLGFCLQRKERLLIYEFVPNKSLDYIIFDPIKRANLNWERRYKIIKDIARGLLYLHEDSRLQIIHRDLKISNILLDEEMNPKITDFGIAKLFDANQTHGMTKTVVGTFGYMAPEYIRHGEFSVKSDIFSYGVIILEIVCGRRIIKNRDGENIEDLLSIAWRNWKAGTISDIVDPILEQGFNKNEKLRCIHVGLLCVQEDIDMRPSMSLVLLMLSSIYFPLPVPLEPPLLMQPKSALSTSLRDQYSGLTKSTDSGSGSLLTQGSTSKSSVTGR